From Etheostoma spectabile isolate EspeVRDwgs_2016 chromosome 19, UIUC_Espe_1.0, whole genome shotgun sequence, the proteins below share one genomic window:
- the LOC116669443 gene encoding uncharacterized protein LOC116669443, whose product MGELGLAEPPAVEPSVAHHLHPNRRSLSASHSIPLPTKTERLTASMFQRMYMQGCGRVMGLAVAGERALWLNLSGLSDTQKAGVMDATYDPTKGLFGPALEKMREASTLRKQEGEAFDLCLPRRHTPRPQQGQRVPAGGALAPPRGDRSLLAREVTSLQCDYKGPLSVRADRWRACAVHSWVLSTVCQGYRLQFAMKPPRFNGVLVSMTNGDAAQVLQDEITSLLNKQAIRAVPSEETHQGFYSRYFLIPKKGSSLLRPILDLRVLNRHLRKYTFRMLTHKVLCRSIRPGDWFVTIDLSDAYFHIAIYPAHRKFLRFAYQGRAYEYQAIPFGLSLAPRVFTRCVEAALSPLRNSGIRIFSYIDDYLVCSHSREQAVRDSTTVITHLRDLGFNINWAKSRVEPAQCTEYLGLKINSLSYRVTLSEGRLASLGHCLSLFRLSKAVPFRLCLRLLGLMASAVSVVHLGLLMMRDFQRWVAALHMCPRSHLNRRVKITVACIAALHPWRDTVTLASGVPLGAVSSRLTMTTNASLSGWGATLWGRTVNGTWSRRLAQAHINVLELMAVFLVLKHFLHFLQGRHVLVKTDNSTVVAYINRQGGTRSLQLHMLARRVILWSSVRLLSLRATHVPGVLNRGADLLSRGNPLYGEWTLHPQVVEQVWRRYGRAAVDLFASQENTQCPMFFSLSDVNAPLGVDALAHPWPNVLLYAFPPLSLISPTLARVRGQGLSLILIAPRWPSKHWLAEIIQLLVGEPWPLPIRRDLLSQAGGEIYHPHPNRVALWAWPVRGGT is encoded by the exons ATGGGTGAACTGGGGCTGGCCGAACCCCCAGCGGTGGAGCCTTCAGTGGCTCACCACCTCCACCCAAACCGCCGCTCTCTCTCAGCCTCCCACAGCATTCCTCTGCCTACCAAGACAGAGCGGCTCACCGCCTCTATGTTTCAAAGGATGTACA TGCAGGGCTGCGGCCGTGTGATGGGGCTCGCAGTCGCAGGTGAGAGGGCCTTATGGCTGAACCTGTCAGGCCTGAGTGACACACAGAAGGCGGGAGTCATGGACGCAACATATGACCCCACCAAAGGTCTATTTGGCCCAGCTCTGGAGAAGATGAGAGAGGCCAGCACCCTCAGAAAACAGGAGGGTGAAGCCTTCGACCTCTGCCTGCCCCGGAGGCACACACCCCGTCCCCAGCAGGGACAGAGAG TCCCTGCAGGGGGAGCTCTCGCTCCTCCCAGGGGAGATCGCTCTCTCCTGGCCAGGGAGGTGACGTCACTGCAATGCGACTACAAGGGTCCACTCTCTGTCCGAGCGGATAGATGGCGCGCATGCGCAGTTCACTCATGGGTTCTATCCACTGTTTGTCAGGGTTACAGACTGCAGTTTGCTATGAAACCACCCAGATTCAACGGTGTGTTAGTTTCTATGACAAACGGGGATGCGGCACAAGTCCTACAGGACGAGATAACATCCCTATTAAACAAACAAGCGATCAGAGCTGTGCCGAGCGAGGAAACGCATCAGGGGTTTTACTCCCGCTATTTCCTCATTCCCAAGAAAGGGAGCTCGTTGCTTCGCCCGATTTTGGATCTCCGTGTGTTAAACAGACATCTACGAAAATACACATTCAGGATGTTAACACACAAAGTGCTCTGTCGTTCAATCCGCCCGGGGGATTGGTTTGTAACGATAGATCTTTCAGATGCATATTTCCACATCGCCATTTATCCTGCACACAGGAAATTTCTCAGGTTTGCGTATCAGGGCAGAGCCTACGAATACCAAGCCATCCCATTCGGGCTGTCATTAGCACCGAGGGTGTTCACCAGGTGTGTGGAGGCGGCGCTGTCTCCGTTGAGGAACAGCGGTATCAGAATATTTTCGTACATAGACGACTATCTGGTCTGCTCCCACTCTCGGGAGCAGGCTGTCAGAGATTCCACTACGGTGATAACTCATCTCAGGGATCTGGGGTTCAACATAAACTGGGCGAAGAGCCGAGTGGAACCCGCGCAATGTACGGAGTATTTGGGTCTCAAAATAAACTCCCTCTCTTATCGCGTCACGCTATCGGAGGGGAGACTAGCGTCTCTGGGGCACTGCCTCTCCCTTTTCCGGCTGAGCAAAGCCGTGCCATTCAGATTATGCCTGCGCCTGCTCGGCCTGATGGCGTCAGCAGTGTCTGTGGTACACTTGGGGCTGCTAATGATGAGAGATTTTCAGCGTTGGGTGGCAGCATTACACATGTGCCCACGCAGTCACCTCAACCGGAGGGTGAAAATAACCGTAGCGTGCATAGCAGCCCTTCACCCGTGGAGAGACACGGTGACTCTCGCGTCAGGTGTCCCGCTTGGGGCGGTGTCATCCAGGTTAACCATGACAACGAACGCGTCCCTGTCAGGATGGGGAGCGACGTTGTGGGGGAGAACAGTGAATGGCACATGGAGCCGGAGATTAGCCCAGGCTCACATAAATGTCTTGGAGCTTATGGCAGTGTTTCTGGTTCTGAAACATTTCCTGCACTTTCTCCAAGGTCGTCATGTTTTAGTGAAAACAGACAATTCCACAGTGGTCGCATACATCAACCGCCAGGGCGGCACTCGCTCACTGCAGCTACACATGTTAGCTCGCAGGGTGATTTTGTGGAGCAGTGTGAGACTGCTGTCTCTCCGAGCAACACACGTGCCGGGCGTTTTAAACAGAGGGGCAGATCTCCTGTCACGGGGGAATCCTCTGTACGGAGAGTGGACTCTCCACCCACAAGTGGTGGAACAAGTCTGGCGGAGATACGGTCGGGCAGCCGTAGATCTCTTCGCCTCgcaggaaaacacacagtgtccaatgttcttctctctgtcagacGTAAATGCACCGCTGGGTGTGGACGCTCTAGCTCACCCGTGGCCAAACGTGCTGCTCTATGCATTTCCCCCCCTCAGTCTCATCTCTCCCACTCTGGCGAGGGTGAGAGGGCAGGGCCTATCGTTAATCCTGATAGCGCCGCGGTGGCCATCCAAGCACTGGTTGGCGGAGATAATACAGCTCCTGGTGGGAGAGCCATGGCCTCTCCCCATACGCAGAGACCTTCTCTCCCAAGCGGGCGGGGAAATTTACCACCCCCACCCAAACCGCGTAGCGCTCTGGGCTTGGCCCGTGAGAGGTGGAACCTGA